Within Suricata suricatta isolate VVHF042 chromosome 12, meerkat_22Aug2017_6uvM2_HiC, whole genome shotgun sequence, the genomic segment CTGAGTGCCTTGGGGTGCGGTGTGCTGGGCAGGAGCCTGACGCTCTGGTGGGAATCCCGGCCCTGCTACTcgctggctgtgtggccttggccgAGCACCTCTCCCTGGCCGGCTGCCTCGCCTCCAAAGCGGCATTATCACACCTCCAAGGCccggggccaggggcaggggaggagaatGCATGGCCGGGCGGGCACCGGCACTGGCACAGGGCGGCTCGGTAAACACTGGCTTCTCGGGGCACTTAGTAAAAGCGTGGTGGATGGCCCCGAACAAGGCTCTGTTCACTTTCTCCCTGAGCGTAACCGACACAGGGGCACGGCACAGCAGGGCTCAGGTCACCGGGGTGCAGCTCCACGGCTGGCCGCAAATGTAACACACCTGTGTAACCAGCACCCATGTGTAGCTGGCTCCCAAAAGCCACGGAGGCTCTTTCCAGCCATTAGGCCCCTGGGGACNNNNNNNNNNNNNNNNNNNNNNNNNNNNNNNNNNNNNNNNNNNNNNNNNNNNNNNNNNNNNNNNNNNNNNNNNNNNNNNNNNNNNNNNNNNNNNNNNNNNTGCTCCTGCACTTCAGCCCCTGGACTTGACTCTTGCTCTGCAGATCACCTGTCTCTGCCAGGTCTTTCAATCAACTCACCTGTTACGTTTTGCTCCTAGTAAGCAGTGAAACCTGGGAAACCAATGGTCACGCGGCTCATTCTTTCTCAGGGGGACATTAGTCACAATGCCATCCTGTGGTAATGTGCCCTCCCACTGCGGGACAGGCCGTGTGACGCTGCCAGCCTGTGATGGAGCCCAGGGCGGTGTCCTGTGTCCATATATTTCCACCTGTGCTTATGAGGGTCCACGTCTCTCTCCATACACACAGTGGGCGCCTAGTGAGCGGCTCATGTTTGCAGTGGGAACCTGGGCAGCTGGCTCTGTGGTCCTGGCACAGCCAGTCTCCCACTGGGTGGGCCCAGGCACTGTCTCCCAGGCTCCTCGCCTGCACTGATGAGATGTGCAGGCAGGACAGCTGGAGTCTCCATTGGacaaatggagaaacagagagaagaaggCGGAACTGCTCAGGGTCTCCCAGCTCAGGAGTCTGAAGCTTGGCTATTACCAAGTGTGTAAGGCTCGGGGAAGAGCTGTTTAGGTTGGAGGTGCTGGACGGGTGTGCCCCAGCTTGGGGCACAGACCACACCGATGGCCTCTGGAGTTAAGTTCAAACCTTCTCAAACCTTCTGCAAGTACCCTCCACTCTGGGCAGGACACCAAGGAATGAATGGTAGGGCTGGCATTCCTGGGCCTGTGTGCCCCGTATATTTTTAgcctctgccccaacccccaccccgtgGCTAATGTCCTCAGGAAACGACCCAGCAGCACACCAGGGAGCCTAGCAGGCTATTGGAGGTCTCTGGAAATTGCACTGCATCCTGGTCTAGAGGCTTCGGATCTAACTCTCTTTCCCAAGACAGAATCAACTCCCTGTTAGTGAAGAGTACTTCCCCGCCTCCAACACAGAGGCCTGTGGCCCAGGAGCCAGGATccgggaggcacagaatccgcaACATTGGGCAAGTCACATTCTAGACCTGGAAAGTGGGGGCAAGGAGGGCCGCCGCCCCACAGGGGGACAACCGGGCCAGATGGCTGCGGAGATGATCAGGGGACCTGGGAGGGCGGCTACTCAGACAGGTGCACTCCCAAGGAAAGGCCTGGGCACCAAGGGAGAGTCCTGCCTCCCTTCCAGGAGCAGGATGCACAGATCCCCAGAGGTCTCCCTCTGTGGGGCCGGACAATTTCAAGGCTGTCCTGTCCTTGCTCTCCTCACCAGAGCAATTTTTCCACGAATCAAGAATCAGTTCTAGAATGCACAGGTAAGTCCTGGCAGATAGATTTTGAAGACTTCTCCAtctcttctgctttccttttctcaaaGCCATTTCTGCTCTGGTGCTGGGCATGGCTGGGTGCTGGCAGGACCAGCATGTTTGGTGACAGGCAGGCACCTGTCCTGCCCACCGCTCCGCTGTCCTGGGCTGGCTCTCAGTCCTCCTTTGTGAGACCAGGGGATTCAGAACGCCGAGGCTGCGAGGTGGCTCAAGTTGTTCTTTCCAGGGGCCTTCATTCCTTTGCTTGGCACCCATGGTGAGAAGAAACACATTTCACATTTCAACTGGGTACCCACTTAAACCTTCACACGCGTAAGCGGCCGAAACGCACTGTATGGGATgccttgatattttctattttattctgtttcatttttataaaacgcTGGTCAGCATCTACCAGGCTTCTTCCAGGGCCCAGCACTGGTTCCCGATCTGATGGGCCGGGTCAGGAGGGGAGAGACGCACAGCCAGCCTCCGCACACGTGCGCGCTCCAACGCCTGACCGCTAAGCGCTGAGCAGGGGATAGTccgggcggcggggcgggggggggtccccctctccgcccctctcgGAGGACGCCCAGGAGGCCTCAGGGCGCGCCAGGCCAGGCGGGGCTTTGAGGCGCTGGTGGCGGGCTGGGATTTATTTTAAGGGACACGAAGTTACCGCaggtttgggggagggaagggattaAAGGAGAAGATGCGCTCAGCACTTTATATTTAGCGGCTGACGCGCCGGAAGCGCTCGTTACCCGCAGCTGCCACTGTGCTCAGAGGGCAGCCCCCGCCACCGCGTCTGGGGCAGGGACCCCGAACCCCGCCTTCAACTCCCTGGGCGGGGAGGGATTCCCGAGCCCCCGCCTCCACGTCGCAAGCAGGCACCCCGAACCCCCCCTTGACTCCGCGGGATCGACACTCTGAATCCTGCCTTCACCTTCCGGGAGAGGAACTCCCGACTCCCCGCCTCCACTCGCAGGCAGGGACCCGAACCTCGCCTTCGCCTCCCGGGCAGGGACCTGAACCCCGCCTTCACCTCCGGGAAGGGTCGCTGCGCAGTTAGGGATCTCGGCTCCCGCACCCCGCCTCCACGACGCGGGCAGAAAGGAACCCGCAGCCCTCGCCTTCGCTTTCCCGGGGCTGGGACTCCGGCCCGCCAGTACTTTAGNNNNNNNNNNNNNNNNNNNNNNNNNNNNNNNNNNNNNNNNNNNNNNNNNNNNNNNNNNNNNNNNNNNNNNNNNNNNNNNNNNNNNNNNNNNNNNNNNNNNCCCCTCTCCTCCGAGCAGCCCACCTCGGCAGGTGGCGGGCCGGTGCCGCCGGGCTgtgcggagggggcgggggcgccgAGATCCCGGTCCCTGCGGAGGAGGGGCGGGGCGTGGGGCCGGAGGCTCCCCGGGGCCTCCCCGGAACGCGACTTCTGCGAGCCCTTCTGGAACCTATTAAGCATCTGGGGCCTTGAGCCCGAGCAAATGCCACGTCCTAACGGAGCCTCCTGCCAGGAGAGCGGCGTCGGCCGGCTGCTCGGTGCCCCGCTCGCCGCGCTCGCCTGCCCTGGTGCGGACTCCCGCTCCGTGGCTTTCCCCGTTCGTGGCCGGCCCTTCCCTGGAGGCCCCGGGGACACTTGCCGGAAGGAGGCTGCAGCGTGGCTCCAGGGGAGTCCGGAGTCGCTTCCCGGCTCGCAGAGGCAGGAGGAGGCGGCTCTGAAGTTTCTTTGTCTTCTTGCTCCGGGGGAAGATGGCTGGCGGCCTCCCCTCGCCCCTCGGAGAGCATTGGCGGGCGCAGGCGCCCGGTGTATCTGGTGGGGGTCGCCAGGCATGTGCGGGTCAGGTCCCGGCTTCCCTGCGGGCTTCAGGGCGCATCTGTGAAGCCTGGTGCTCAAGTCCCGGCGAGGATCTGGCGTTGCGCGGTTCTGGGGACGAATGCCCTTGGCACTCGAGCGTGTCTGGCATATGCCGTCCCcgttggagaaactgaggcccagagcctcTGATCCTTAGCAGGAGTCGTGCTCAGGTTAGGGAGAGGCGGCTTCAGGCTCAGCGCTGCCCCGGAGCCTGAAGGAGGAGCGTTCCGGAGAAACCCGGAGCCCTGCCGGGAAGGATCCGGAGCCCAACTAGGCCTTCGGGCAGGGCCAGGCTGGCGGTGGTGTCGGTCCAGGCCCGGGCCGGCACCTCCCATCATTTCAGTGAGAGTCTCTTcgggggagggagtgggaaggTGCGAGCAACAGCCTGCAGGCTTCTCTCCCAACACAGCGAACTCCCAGGGTAACTGAGCAGTGCGGTTTCGGGCAGAAAGCAGCTGGTGGGCTGTTTAATCTGGGAAGTTGGGTGTAGACGGTTGCTCTGCAAAGTGGACGGTTGGCTGGGGGGTGCTggccctcccgtgctcacacctGAGAACCGTCCACTTCAGGGCCCTGTGGGCCTCAGATGTTGGTAACTTGTCGCTGGGACCCAGAACCTACTGGAGCGTTGCCAGCCGGGGTCGCATAGGCACAAGGTGCTGGAAACTGGGGGGCAGAGTAGCTGTTGAGAAGTGGACCGCAGGCGGGGTGCAGGGCACAGAGTGCCCGAGGGCTGCCGTGCAGGGGCACGGACTGGATGCCCTTGGCCGAGGACGACAGCCTCAGCCTTCTTCCTCTCCACTCCCAAGTGAGGTCTTTCGGGACCGAAGACCGTCCCACAGACAGGCCGGCACCGCCGCGCGAGGAGATCTACGAGTACATCATCTTCCGGGGCAGTGACATCAAAGACATCACCGTGTGCGAGCCTCCGAAAGCCCAGCACACGCTCCCTCAGGACCCCGCCATCGTGCAAGTAAGCGTGTCGCCCTGCCCCCGTGGGCGCGCTCTCCGGGAGGTGCCGCCTTCCAAGTGGAGCTTGGTGTCCGGGGTCTGGCGGGAGCGCTTAGCTCGAGGAACAGCCTTTTAATGGAAAGTGGTTTACCTTGTGTGCAGGCTGTTGCAGCTCCCGAGGAAGGTCTTAGCCTCAGCGTGTGGGGCCGTGCGCCGtagagtggggtgtgtgtgtgtgtgtgtgtgtgtgtgtgtgtgagagagagagagagagagagagagagagagagagagagaaggagaagggggtggtGTTTCTAGTCGTCTTTTGGAGGCTGGGGGATCACTTTTGTCCCTACTGTCAGGTCGGGACCACAGGACTTGCTTTCCTGATGTTGTCCGGATTTTAAATCCCAGCCTGTGGGACACGGAATCGGCAGTTCTTACGCCGTACACGTGCCTCCCGCGTTAGGGCAGAAGTGGCTCGGGATTCCCAGGGAGCCTGGCTTAGTATTTCCTTGACTTGCAAATTTGAATATTCGTTGGCTCCTCTGAGGCTCATACTGCGGGAGGCTGAACCCGCTCCCTGGAAGGTAGGAGCTTGCGAGGGGGTGGGAGGTAACCTCCGGGGACACACGGAGAAGCCCCGGGCCAGATCTACGGAAAGTTTGGAGGGAGATTACCGAGACTTCAGAAGAAGCAAGTACCTGAGTCAGGCCCTGGGGGACAAAGAGGTCTTTGGGGAGCAACAGGCAGCAGTTTCCTTGAGGGTGTGGGGACTGGAGACGCTGCACGTCTGGGGGCTGCGTGTCGGGGGCAGGGCCAGATCGAAAGCGGCAACTCCATCCTCTTACGGAGGCTGCACTAGGGAACGATGGCCGGCGGGGAGCCATCGGAGGGGCTCATTGAGATAGTGGTGATCCGGGTCAGAGCTACCCGGACAGGCGGAGCTGGCCACGAGCTGTGGGGCAGGCAGCTCTGAGCTCCCCTAGATGGCCCTGGAAGCCTGTCCCTCGGCCGCCAGCCTCCGGAACACAGGCAGGCGAGCCGGACTGCCTTGCGCTGCTCTCACCTGTGTGTCTCGTTGCTCAGTCCTCCCTGGGCTCGGGCTCGGCCGCCTCCTTCCAGCCGCACGTGCCTTACAGCCCCTTCCGAGGGATGCCGTCCTACAGCCAGCTGGCAGCCAGCTCCCTGCTGAGCCAGCAGTACGCCGCCTCCCTGGGCCTTGGTGAGTACCCTGTTTCCGTCTGGTCGCCTCGCGCTCGGACCTCTGGCAGGCGGGGCCGCAGACCCCGATAGTGGGGACGCTCTGGTCCTGTCCTGCTCCCTGCTCCTACCACACTTAGCACCTTACCCAGTGCAACTCAAACCGGTTTGAAAGCTGAGTAACTCTTCGCTTGAGGGTAAAGGAGCTCGTCTGAGTTTTGGGACAGAGGAGTCCAATCAAAATTCACTTGAAACGTCAGCCTGGGTCTGGGTGGAAAGGACTGCGCTCCGTTTGCTTCAATAAGAAACAACTGGTCTGTGTGATTACCGATGGGTTCCGACTAACGATTGGCACCTTTGTGAGCCCGTGAGCGCAGACGTTAGATCAACACCCATCTGTTGCAGTCCCTTTACTATCCGTGCTTTGTTCAGAAGttcggtcccccccccccccgccccccgaggtGGATGGACCCCGGAGTGAGGCTGTCTCCTGCACGGGTAGCACGACAGGCCGCCTGGCCCTGGACGTGGCTCCGCGAGGTGTTCAAACTCAGCGTCCGAGGGCTCGCACCCCAGCAGGGGGCTGCGGGCAGCGGGCCCTGCGGGCCGGCTTTGGGCCACTCTTAAGTCACGCCGCCGGGACTGCTGCTCCGCGTGGCTCACAGGGTTTCTAGAATAGGTTTGTGTGAGCCGCGTGTCCCAGGAGAGGTTGCCTGGCTCTCTCCGAGCTTGTTGGATGCAGGACCGGTGTCTCGTTACTTATTTGCGtactctctcttttgctcttctctcctctgtcttcctctagaGAAGCTGGTGAGCCCTCCAGCCTCGGCCGCAGCTTCCAGCCCTAGTTCTTCTCCGTCTCCACAGCCCGCCTCAGAGCTTGACATGTCCTCAGAGCCGCAGCAGCTCACCTCCAAGGGTAACCGCGGCTGGGGAGGCAGGCGTGCTGTCTTGCCGTCCTGAGAGCAAGGGGGTCGCCCGGAGCCCAGAGCCACAGGAGCTGCAGCAGATAATTTGCCAAGCCCGAGGGTTAATTAAGCTGCTTCCGTTTGGTTCACTACGTAGTCGTGACATGTTAACGGGCTCGCGTGGTCTCAGAGGAGGGATCAGACAGAAAAGAGCAAGTGCTTTCCCAGTCCCCCTGGCTCCCGGGTCCGCGTTGACCTGGCCCGAGACTACCAAACGTGGGAAACTTCCCACAGAAAGCCTTTCCCTGGGGTTTCAGCTGGTCTGGAATGGGTTCAAGATCACTGGGGGACACCGCGGGGCAGCGTCCCTGAGAAACTCGCATGCTGTCCTGGGGGCCATGTGCCACATTGGTCACCCATCCAGGGGGTCTTTCTCGTGCGAAGCCCCTTTGGAATTGGGAGACTCCCTCCACCTGGCGACTGGCTTGTTAGTGCCCAGGTGCACTGCCCATCTCAGCTGGGCCGTCTCGCCTGTTGGGGCTTCTGGATCTTTCCCGGTGTTCTCATTTCCCTGGAGAGCTGAGGCTCATGTGCCCGACCGTCCGAGGCTCACGTGCGCGCTGTGCCCTGCCCTCTCCGCTGCCTGGAGCGGCCGTGCCAGTCTGTTAGTTTGCAGGAGTGGCTTTCTGCTCCTGCGTGGATGCCAGCATCCCTGACTTAGAAGCAGTCACGTGTTTGCCCGATCAGAACGCACGGCAGACGGTTGTGCTTTGGATGGTCGGCGTAAAGCTGCTCTTAGGAGGGAGTACTTGGACGGTTTGGTTGTATCGAGAACGGAGGAGCCAGAGTCTCGCCCCATCAAGTTAGCGTGTGGCAGGGGCAGCCGGGCTGCGCCCCGGGGAGGCCTTGCCGGGCGAGGCGGATGCTGGGGGGGCGCTCCGCTGCGTGTGCCACTACACGAGCCCTTCGAGTTTGCCTTGGGAGTTCGCTTGAGCTGGTCGTGAGGAACTTTTCACGGTAACTGCCGTAGTTTCTGGCCCACGTGAAAAAcgagagacagagctgagctaGCCAGTCTTCACCCGTAACGGACTCCCCTCTTGATGGTGACCTCCATGCTCGGGGCTCCGGTTTTCTGCCTCCAAGCTCTCTATCCCCGCCCAGCCCACAATGCCCCCTTTGGACTGTatgggaaggggtggagggggacaGCCCAGTGTGGGCGGCatgccctctcccccttcctgcctcagaGGACACCTCGGGAGCTGGGACCTCCACCAACGGCCGGGACTGCAGTGTCATAGGGACAGACTCCGGCTCGGCCCCACCACCAAGGGCGGCCTGGGAGCCATTGTCTTTTCAAGACTACCTTACTGTTCTGTAGTTGAGTCTTATTACATCATCCTTTTCGGTTTTGTTATACCTCAAGCAGAAACGACCGTATTCTAGAATTTAACTTTAAAGAATGACCATTTACTAGAAGATCCCAGACTGGGTTGGTTCTTGTCCAGCGTGGACCGGAACGAAACAAATTCTCAGACTGAGTTTGCCGGCGTCTCGGAACCACGGAGCCCCCGCGGGGTTAGCGCCTGTGTGGTTTTTGGACCTGTTTATAGACCGCCTGGGAGGTGTTCGTTTCCGGCAGGGTGCTTTTGCCTCCTTGGGGTTACCTGGCTTGGGGATCCTGGGGCTCAGGGCGCCCCAGTGCGCTGACCTTGTTGCCGCCTGGCTAGTCACGGAGGGGATGGTCTGGGGGCTTCGCTGGGATCAGGAGAGCCTGGAGGTGGCGCCTTCACCTGCCTGGCCTGCCACCCCGAGGGACTGGCCAGAGGGCTGGGAGGTTTTCTCCTCTCTGGTCTGAaatcctccttcccttccatctCAGGAGCTGGTTTTCCATCCGTCCCAGTCGGCAAGAGCCCCATGGTGGAGCAGGCCGTCCAGACTGGTTCTGTCGATAACCTGAACGCCAAAAAGCTGTTACCTGGCAAGGCCGCTGTGGGGATGCAGCCGAACGGGCGCCCGGCCCAGCCCGGCAGCAAGTCCACCAGCGGTACTTGCCCTTCCTGCTCTGCCGTCCGCTCCTCGGCCTCCAAGTGCGCCCTGCCTCCTGGGGCTTCCCTCgtctgtcttgtttctttttagttaGAGAGCCCCgacccctgccccccatctcCACGCTGGGTTCTCAAAGGGCCTGCGCCGCGGGTTTCTGCTTCGGTAGGCGCTTGCCTTACTCTTCTCTGTTGCGCCTTAGATGTAGCTCAGCCGGCAGCTGTGCAAAGTCAAGGGCAGGTGAATGACGAGAACAGAAGGCCTCAGCGGAGGAGATCAGGTACCAGCTGCTGCAGCTTGAGTTCTGGGGCGCCGTGGGCCGCCCGGCTGTGCTCTGCGCGCCCCTCTGCCTGGTCTTGTCCCCTCTTTGTCATCCGCCTCCCGGGGAGTGATGTCAGCTTGGCGGCCCACCGGTCACGGCTTTCCTTTCTTGCAGGGAACAGACGAACGAGGAATCGCTCCAGAGGACAGAACCGCCCAACTAACGTCAAAGAGAACACGATCAAGTTTGAAGGCGACTTTGATTTTGAGAGTGCAAATGCCCAGTTCAACAGAGAGGAGCTGGAcaaagagtttaaaaagaaactgaattttaaaggTGTTTGTCGTGCAGAGCGTGCCCTCCCCCAGCAGGAGTGTCTGTAGCTGCAGGTGCAGAGCAGCTGGGTGGGGCGGGGCCATCTGAGGAAGTCCTGGGTGAGGACGAGTCGAGGGGTGCCTGCAAGCTGCTCATGGGATGAGGAGCAGGCCACGTGGGCTGGGAGGGCGGGCCCCTTCTGACACAGACCATCACCCTCGCTTCCGAGGCCCGGCGGAGGGAGCGCTGTGTGGGCTTCCCAGCATCCCGGTGTGCTCTGCTTCTGTGTGCAGACGACAAAGCCGAGAAGGGGGATGAGAAGGACCCGGCGGTGGTGACCCAGAGTGACGAGGCTCCTGCGGAGGAGGACCACCTGGGGCCCAACTGCTACTATGACAAGTCCAAGTCCTTCTTCGACAACATCTCCTCAGAGCTCAAGACCAGGTCAGGGGCCTGGCGCGGGGCCGGGGCTCTGGGCGGGCGTGGCGGGGTACGCCGGCGGGAAGACACTTGCTCTGCCTCAGAACTCCGTGCTCTCTTGAAGACCGAGCTCCCATCTAAGTTCAGGATAAATCTAAGCTCCTACTCCTGTTTCTGCTGTGTGAATGCATCGGTCCCAGTGGCGTCAGCAGGTGGCAGTGCGGGACCCCTGGCCATCACGGGCTCTTGAGGGTCCGGCCAAGGTCCAGCCTCGACTTCCGTCTTGGCTTCGCTGCTCTCTTGTCCGCCGAGGCTGGGCTCAGCACTGCGCCCCCGGCTGAGTGATCACGTCGTTCGGTGACACACAACTGTGTCCTGGCAGCCGGTCCTGGTGGCCCGAGGCCCTTGCTGCTTCCAGTAGCTGGCCTGCGTGTTCCATCCGGGACCTTCTCTCACCGGACTGCTTGAGGCTGGGACCCCGGGCGCTCAGCAGGGACCCAGAGCCGGTGCTGAGACGTTGCCCCTCACGCAGGCCAGACAGTACAGGATGGGCAGCTGTGGAAACCTGTGTCCACTCGGTCCGCGAACCAAGTGCCAGACACTGCCGGGCATCGAGGGCACCACACGGCGCAGGCCGGGAGCTCTGCCGTCCGGGCCTGGGGGGGAGGAGGCCGGGCAGTGGTACAGCGGGTAGGGGTAAAGTGAGTCTCACACCGCGTGCTGGGAGCATGAGGGCGGTGGGTAAGGGAAGCGTCTGCACGCGGCTCTGGGGCGAGGCGGGCGGCGTGCATCTGCCACTCGCTGGAGGTGGTCAGGGACGAAGAGGGGCGTGTGCGAGTGGGGGTCACAGTGACGGCCAGCTTGTGTGCCGTGAGCCGTGGGCAGCTGTCCGGGTCGGAGCCAGCTGACCTCTCCGCCGTCTCTGCTGAGAATGCCGCAGGCAGGAGGGGCTGGTGGCAGTCCTGGGGTCCCAGAATAGGGTGGCAGTGGCGAAAGGTGCAACTGCGGGCTCGCAGCGAGGCCCGCGGGGGCAGTGGAGCTGGAGCTCCGTGCCTGTAAGCAGACGTGGGGGGCCCTCCTCAGAGACACAAAGGCAGGTGCTGGCCACATGCTCCGCACGAAGAGTGCTGGGTGGTGTGCAGTGTCACCGCCATGGCCCTGCTGTCCCCAGTAACCATCATGTTCTTGGAGACCCTGCCCCATctggcccagccccctcctcacGCAGTAGAATCCCTCTGGAGTGGGTCCGGGGTCTACTCTGAGCCCGGAAGCTGCACGGGCGCCGCCTCGTGTCGCACACTCACCTTAGTTGATAAAGGCAGGAGAGTTCACGCTGGGCAGCCCCTTCCGGTGAGCGGCAGAGCCGGTGGGCAGTGTGCTGGGAGCACCCGCTGGGCAGGCTCTCTGGCTGCGGGCGTCCTGCCTGGGTCGCCCCCTCTGTTGGCTCCTCCTGCCCGacctgccctcctcctgggctGGCTCTAGAGGTGGCGAGCAGGTGCCCGCTGCGTCGGTCTCATGCACCTGTCTGTGCTCCAGTTCCAGGCGGACTACGTGGGCTGAAGAGCGGAAGCTCAACACGGAGACTTTTGGTGTATCGGGAAGGTTCCTTCGCGGCCGTAGCTTCAGGGGTGGATTCCGAGGGGGCAGGGGCAACGGTACGACCCGCCGCAACCCAACTTCCCACAGAGCTGGGACCGGCAGGGTGTAAGGATGTGGCCGCAGGTGAGTGAGGAAAGGGCGATTCTGGATCCTGtggtgggaggggcggggcactGCAAGGTAGGCACCCTCCTCGGGAAGGGCTTGGGGGCCCAGGAGCTGTGAACCCTGGCTTCCAGCAAGAGGAGGGCCTTGACCTTCTGAATCACTGCGGGGGGCGAGGGGGCATGGCTCTTAGGGACGGCAGGCCCCCTAAGTGTGGGTCCAGGTGTGGGGGCACCGGGCGCTTGCTACTCAAGTGGTCAGCAAGGACAGTTGTCTCGAACTGGCCTCCCCGGCCCACAGGGACGCCCAGGTGTGCATGGACCAGGTCCCGGCCACCTGTGTGCCCCGGGGCCTGGGCGGGGAGTGGGCTGCAGGGGTGCTGAGGGCTGGCCCACCCCAGCCAGGTACATGGGCCCTGGAGCTTGCTCCCCATGCCCGGTGCGCATGGAGGATTTTCGTCATTGGCTGTGACCGGGatgggggggcctggggaggcctGGCCTGATTTGGGCGGGAGGGAGGCCGTGTGCTTGGCTCCTGCCGGCCGCTGGCCGGTGGGATATGCTGGACGCACTCACACGGTGTCCCGTCCCTTCTCACAGGTGCCTGCGGGAGCAGCATGGAAACGAAGCTGTGTCGCGTTACCGGAAGACGCTGCCCTGACCGGGGAGGCGGGGGTCACTTTGTTTACTGAGTGTGGAAAATCCCTGTACTACTACTTACGTTTTGGACTTAATTGGACTTGGACACGGTCTGAGTTAGAACCACTTGTTTGGGGGAAGTATTCGTGGGTAACCTCTTTGAGGTATCTTGGCCTGTCTTTCCTCTTTAGTTGCACACAGCCTAATACTAAGGTTTTGGTATTTTGGAAAAAGGTTTCTAGAGCAAAAGCTTGATCCTTACTTCGTGACTTTTTTTTGTCTGACAGCTTTGACTTTTTGAAAGTGGAACCAAATCTCATTTGGCAAATGTGGCAGCCAGTTGCCTCTTTATAATGCAACTGGCCTCCGGTGCTGCTGGTGTGGCACCCCAGGGCCGCTGGTGGGGTCTCAGAAGCCAGGCACAGGCCAGCCTGGGGGCGTGTGGGGGTgggcaggcctggggcagggatAATGGGGATGTCCCACGGATCATGTTGTAGAAGCAAACCAGACGACCCTTCCATCCAGAGCTGTGATGTCAAGGTTGAGGGCTGGTGGTgtcgtggggtgggggtggggggtgggggcgtccTAGAGGCTTAGAAAGGGGTCTTGAACATGAGTGAGGAACTGtcgctcagagcctggcttcCACAGGAATCAGGGTTTGGGACCAAAGCCCTGTGGTTGtccctgcccttcctgctctATCCCTGCCATCCCCTGACCCAGGCCAGTCAGCGTTGGGCTCTGGCCACTGTTCAGTGTCTCATCCACTTGGAAATGAGCCAGTCTTTTTTGCAAGGTCGGTTGACCGAGAACATATTTCTTCTCGATTGTATAtagttctgtgtttttgttttacaggtgggtggagggagggtggggaataTACATTTGTTGCATGAGTAAATGGGTCAGACCTTTAGCAGAAGCATGCGCCCTTCTGAGGGACGGGGCATCGTGTTGAACC encodes:
- the LSM14B gene encoding protein LSM14 homolog B, whose amino-acid sequence is MPRPNGASCQESGVGRLLGAPLAALACPVRSFGTEDRPTDRPAPPREEIYEYIIFRGSDIKDITVCEPPKAQHTLPQDPAIVQSSLGSGSAASFQPHVPYSPFRGMPSYSQLAASSLLSQQYAASLGLEKLVSPPASAAASSPSSSPSPQPASELDMSSEPQQLTSKGAGFPSVPVGKSPMVEQAVQTGSVDNLNAKKLLPGKAAVGMQPNGRPAQPGSKSTSDVAQPAAVQSQGQVNDENRRPQRRRSGNRRTRNRSRGQNRPTNVKENTIKFEGDFDFESANAQFNREELDKEFKKKLNFKDDKAEKGDEKDPAVVTQSDEAPAEEDHLGPNCYYDKSKSFFDNISSELKTSSRRTTWAEERKLNTETFGVSGRFLRGRSFRGGFRGGRGNGTTRRNPTSHRAGTGRV